The DNA sequence AATGCTGAAACGATGGAAACACCCCTTCAGCGCAGGCTTGAGCAGCTTGGTAAAATTCTGATTACGGCAGCTCTCCTTTTGACAGTTCTGGTCGTCCTGGTCGGCGTCATCCAGGGCCACGAACTGTACACGATGTTCCTCGCAGGCGTTTCCCTTGCAGTAGCAGCCATTCCAGAAGGGCTGCCAGCCATTGTAACGGTTGCCTTATCGCTCGGCGTCCAGCGGATGATCAAGAAAAAGGCCATCGTCAGGAAGCTCCCGGCTGTAGAAACGCTTGGATGCGCTTCTGTCATTTGTTCTGACAAAACCGGAACGATGACACAGAACCAAATGACGGTCACCCATCTCTGGAGCGGAGGGAAACAGTGGACGGTGGACGGCATCGGCTACGAGCCTTCCGGAACCTTTTATAGTGATGATAAGCGGGTGGATGTTAAAGCCCAGAAGTCACTCCAGCAGATGCTGATGTTCGGGCTGCTTTGCAACCATGCAGAGCTTACAGAGAAAAAAGGGGAATACAGCATTGATGGAGATCCCACAGAAGGAGCTCTCCTGGTAGCGGCTATGAAGGCTGGCTACAGGAGGGAAAGCCTGATGGACCAGTACCAGGTCCTCAATGAGTTTCCTTTTGATTCGGCCAGGAAAATGATGAGCATCATTGTCAAAGACAGAAACGGCAGGCAGTTCATTGTTACAAAGGGTGCACCGGATGTTTTGGCGGGAATCAGCGATTCTATTCTTTGGAACGACAAGCGCCAGATGATGACGGGGGAAATGAAAAAAGAGGTCCAGGAAGCGATTGATGGACTTGCTTCCCAGGCGCTGCGGACCATTGCCATCGGCTTCAGGGAGCTCCCGGCAAACCAGGTGGTCCTTGATGAGAAAGAAGCAGAGAAAAACCTTACGCTGATCGGGCTCCAGGGCATGATAGATCCTCCCCGCCCTGAAGTACGGACAGCGGTGAAGGAGTGCAGGGAAGCAGGCATTAAAACCGTGATGATTACGGGAGACCATGTTATCACTGCCAAGGCGATTGCCAAACAGCTTGGCATCCTGACAGGCAGCAGCAAGGTGCTTGACGGGAAAGCGCTCTCCGAGATGTCCGTTGGCCAGCTGGAGGATGTGGTTGATGAGGTTTCCGTCTTTGCAAGGGTGTCACCGGAGCATAAGCTTAAAATTGTCAAAGCCCTGCAAAACAAAGGACATATAGTTGCAATGACAGGCGACGGGGTCAATGACGCGCCTGCCATCAAAGCTGCTGACATTGGAGTGGCTATGGGCATTACAGGAACAGATGTGGCGAAGGAAGCTTCCGCTCTTGTTCTTCTGGACGATAACTTCGCCACGATCAAGGCAGCGATCAAAGAAGGACGGAATATCTATGAAAATATCCGCAAGTTCATCAGATATCTCCTTGCCTCCAACGTGGGTGAAATTCTGGTGATGCTCTTTGCAATGCTCCTTGCATTGCCGCTGCCGCTGGTTCCTATCCAGATTCTCTGGGTCAATCTGGTTACAGACGGGCTCCCGGCAATGGCTCTCGGACTTGATCAGCCGGAGGATGACGTGATGAAAAGGAAGCCGCGGAGTCCGAAGGAAGGCGTTTTTGCAAGAGGGCTCGGCTGGAAGGTGGTTTCCCGGGGCTTTTTGATCGGAATTGTAACACTGGCAGCATTCATGCTTGCATACAAGAATAATCCGGATCAGCTGGGATATGCCCAGACAGTGGCATTTGCTACCCTTGTCCTTGCCCAGCTCATCCATGTGTTTGATTGCCGGAGCGAAAAGTCAGTTCTGGCCAGGAATCCGTTCGGCAATAAATATCTTGTATGGGCCGTGATTTCTTCTCTTCTGCTGATGATTATCGTCATATACTATCCGCCGCTGCAGCCAATCTTCCACACGATGGCTATACAGCCTGGAGACTGGATTATGATCACAGCACTTGCTTCCGTTCCAACTTTTTTGCTTGCCGGAACGTTTTTGTTAAGAAAAACAAAATAAATTATGGTATAATCCTAAAGGTAGTAGAGAAGCCTCTATTACCTTTTCTTTTGTCTTGAAACGCCGGCAAGCTTTGCTTGCTGCTCAGCATACATAAATCTTGAGATTTGAAAGCCTCATAGCAGCTCCAGCTTTTGGAGACAGGGAAGAAAGTTGCTGTCTGCCGGGAATGGCCCCGAAAAAAGAATGGATGTGATTTTGTGGTTTCAAGTATGACCGGCTACGGCCGGAGCAATAAAAGCACTGATGGCTTCTCGGTCAACATCGAACTGAAAACAGTGAACCACCGGTTTTCCGAGCACCAGCTCCGGATGCCAAGGCAGATGATCAGGCTTGAGGATAAAATAAAGAAGGTTCTGGCCTCCAGGATTAAGCGGGGCAGAGTCGAATTATTTGCCAGCATAGAAGGGGAAGGGGCCGTCAGCCGGAAAGTTAATGTTGACTGGGACCTCCTGGATGAATATTATCAATACATAATGCAAATCAAAGAAAGATATCATTTGAGCGATGGTCCGTCAATCACAGATCTGATCAGCCGCGAGGATATGCTCTCCATCCAGGAAGAGGATGCAGCGGATGGAGAGCTTGAAGCGATTGTCATTGAGGCGGTCGAGGAAGCTGCAGAGCGGCTGGTTTCCATGCGGAAAGCTGAAGGAGCAGAGCTGGAAAAAGATATCCGGGTCCAGCTGGATAAGCTGCAGGCCTGCCTTGTGCAGCTTAAGAACCTTGCCCCGCTGGTTATCAAGCAATATGGCGACCGTCTTGAGAAGAAGATGACAGAGTTCCTTGGCGAGCAGATTGACCAAAACCGCATCCTGGCCGAGGTGGCTGTGTTCTCTGATAAAGCCGATATTAATGAGGAAATAACGAGGCTTGACAGCCATATCGGCCAGTTTGAAAGCACCCTTCTGCTGGAAGAGCCTGTCGGCAGGAAGCTTGACTTCCTTCTCCAGGAAATGAACAGGGAAGCCAACACGATTGGATCTAAGGCTAATGATTCCTCGATTGCCAGGGAAGTGGTTGAGATGAAAAGCCTTCTGGAAAAGATGAAAGAGCAGGTCCAGAATATAGAATAAACGTTTAAAAGACTTCAATAACGGCCAAAATAAGTAACTGACGATTGGAGGACCACCATGCCGATTAAACTGATTAATATCGGGTTTGGCAATATCGTGTCAGCAAACCGGATTATTTCGATCGTAAGCCCTGAATCAGCACCGATCAAAAGGATTATCCAGGATGCCCGGGACCGGGGCTCTCTTATAGATGCGACATATGGCAGGCGGACAAGGGCTGTCATTGTGATGGACAGCGACCATGTTATTTTGTCTGCTGTCCAGCCGGAGACGGTCGCCCACCGATTAAATGACCGTGATGAAATTATTGATGAAGGGTAGGATCTAATAAATGCAGGAAAAGGGTTTACTAATCGTTCTTTCTGGTCCTTCAGGGGTAGGTAAAGGAACTGTACGAAAACAGATTTTTTCACAGCCGGATACTTCTTTTGAGTATTCGATTTCAATGACTACCAGGCTTCCGCGTGATGGCGAGGTTCACGGAGTCGATTACTTTTTTTCAAAAAGGGAAGAGTTTGAAGAGCTGATCAAACAGGAAAAGCTCCTTGAATATGCCGAGTTCGTCGGCAACTATTATGGTACTCCTGTTGATTATGTAAGGGAGACACTGGATAAAGGAAGAGATGTATTCCTTGAGATCGAAGTCCAGGGCGCACGGCAGGTCCGTGAAAAATTCCCTGACGGCCTGTTCATTTTCCTTATGCCGCCAAGCCTTACAGAGCTGAAAAACCGGATAACGACAAGGGGAACTGAGACAGAGGATGTTATCAAGAATCGTCTGACTGCGGCCAAGGAAGAAATTGAAATGATGAATCTGTATGATTATGTAGTAGAGAATGACCAGGTGGAACTCGCAAGCGAAAGGATCAAATCCATTGTTGTGGCTGAACATTGCCGCAGGGAACGGGTCGAGCCGCGCTATAAAAAAATGCTGGAGGTTGAATGAACTTATGCTGTATCCTTCTATTGACTCTTTAATGACTAAAATTGACTCTAAATATTCCCTTGTATCTGTGGCGGCGAAACGTGCCCGCAAGCTTCAGATTGATGCGAAGCCTCAGCTGGACAAATATGTGTCACACAAAAATGTCGGCAAGGCGCTTGAAGAAATTCATGCCGACGAGCTTCACTACAGATTAGGAGAAGTTCCACAGGGTGAAGAGCTGGAATAAACGTTAAAATAACAACCTGGCATGCGGGGTTGTTATTTTTTTTGCTGCCTGAGCATGCTGGACCCGGCGCTTGATGCTTGTCGGCTCTGAGCAAGCCGCTTCCGCATTTCGATTTGTCCAGCTCCAGGCGCTAGCCCCTCGAGTCATAAGCCACTTCAGGATTGAAGGCAAAGAACGCCTTCTATCCTGAAGCGTCTTATGCTTGTCGGGGCTGAACAAGCGCCTTCCGCATTTCGGTATAAAATAGATGAAATATATGTTCGTTTGGAGCATAATGGAGTTTAGAATATTGGGTTTGGATGGGGGTTCGGTTTATGCTGAATGGAAAAAGGATTCTCTTGTGTGTTACAGGCGGGATTGCTGTTTACAAGGCGGCAGCGCTAACCAGCAAGCTGACTCAGGCCGGCGCGGAGGTTAAGGTCATGATGAGTGAGTCTGCAGTGAAATTCGTGGCGCCGCTGACCTTTCAGGCACTTTCCCGCCATGACGTTTATATAGATACTTTTGATGAAAAAGACTCCAGGGTGATTGCCCATATCGATTTGGCTGATTGGGCCGACCTTATTCTGGTTGCACCGGCGACTGCCAATGTGATCGGCAAGCTGGCCAATGGGATTGCGGATAATATGATCACAACAACGCTCCTGGCTGCGACTGCGCCTGTTTGGATTGCTCCGGCAATGAATGTGCATATGTATGACCACCCGGCAGTACAGAAAAATATCAAACTGCTTTATGATTACGGCTGCAGATTCATTGAACCTGGTGAAGGCTACCTGGCTTGCGGGTATGTTGGGAAAGGCCGTCTCGAGGAGCCGGAAATGATCGTCAGCAATATAGAAGGATTTTTCAGGAACAGCGGAAGCCTTGCAGGCAAAAAAGTCGTGGTGACAGCAGGACCGACAAGGGAAAAAATTGATCCTGTACGCTATATCACCAACCATTCTTCAGGAAAGATGGGCTATGCCATTGCAGAAGAAGCCTTGAAGGCAGGTGCTCTGGTTACGCTGATTTCAGGTCCGTCTTCGCTGGCGAAGCCTGCCGGAGCAGCTGTTATTGATGTTGAAAGTGCCGAAGAGATGTATCAGGCTGTTGATGGTGTATTTGATGGAGCTGATATTGTCATTAAAACGGCGGCAGTTTCTGACTACCGCCCTAAAGTGGTGCACGAAAGCAAGGTGAAGAAGCAGGATGGGGACCAGGTTCTTGAGCTTGAGCGGACCAAGGACATCCTGCTGGATCTTGGCCGCAGAAAAAAACAGCAGATCCTCATTGGATTTGCTGCTGAGACGGATCATGTAGAAGAATATGCCAGAAAGAAACTGGCCAAAAAGAATGCTGATATGATCGTTGCCAATAATGTGAAATCTGAAGGCGCAGGGTTCGGCACAGATACGAATATTATCACCATATACAAAAGAGATGGCGGAGCAATAGCGCTGCCGCTTATGAGCAAGCATGAGGCTGCTGCCAGGATCCTGCAAGAAGCCTCAGCTCTGCTAAAGGATGATAACCGATGAATATTGCGAGTGTCATAGTCGATGTGCCGGCCAAACAGACTGACAGGGCCTTTGATTATAAGATCCCTGACAGCCTTATCGGGGCAATCAAGCCGGGTATGCGTGTCATAGTACCTTTTGGACCGAGAAAAATACAGGGATTCGTCATCGGCTTAAAGGACAGCTCTGATTTCGGCAAGCTGAAGGAGCTCATTGAGCCGATGGACCTGACGCCTGTTCTGAACACGGAGCTTCTTTCTCTCGGCAATTGGCTGACCAGCCATACTCTCAGCTATAAAATATCCGCCTTCCAGGCGATGCTGCCTGCAGCGCTTAAGGCGAAATATACGAAAAAGATAAGGCCAGCCGGCGGCTTGGAAACAGCTTCTTTGCCGGAGGCTGTGCAGAGTGCTTTTGGAACCAGGGACGAGGTACTCTGGGAAGATGCTTCCAAAGCGGGGCTCCTGCCGCTTATGCAGAAAGAAGCGGATAAGGGGAACCTTGAGGTCATCTATGAAGTGAAGGAAAAGGTACGGAAGAAGAAGCTGAAGCATATTATCCCTGCTGCACCGGAAAAGCTGATCAGCTTCAAAGAGGATCTGCCAGTCCAGGCTTCCAGGCAGAAAGAGGTCATCGATTATTTTATTGTTAATAATGGACCTGTTGAATTGCGCGAGCTTCTCCCCGCCCTGGGTGTTTCCGCTTCCACCATCAAAGGGCTCGTTCAAAAGGGCATACTTGCTGAAAAAGAAATGGAAGTCTACCGGGATCCCTATGAAGACCGGAACTTTGAGGCAACATCTCCCCTTACACTGACCCCTGAGCAGGATGCGGCCATCAGGCCAATCCTTTCGTCCATTAATGAAACTGAGCACCATGTCTTCCTGCTGTACGGAGTCACTGGCAGCGGAAAAACCGAGGTTTACCTTCAATCCATTCAGCGCGTCCTTGAGCAGGGGCGGGAGGCGATTGTCCTTGTTCCCGAGATTTCCCTGACTCCGCAAATGGTGACCAGGTTTAAGGGCAGGTTCGGGAATCAGGTTGCCGTCCTCCACAGCGGGCTCTCTGCCGGCGAAAAATATGATGAGTGGAGAAAAATCCAGCGCAAGGAAGTGAAGGTTGTTGTCGGGGCAAGGTCTGCCGTTTTCGCCCCTTTCGAGAACCTTGGGATCATCATTATTGATGAAGAACATGAAAACAGCTATAAACAGGAAGAGAATCCCAGATATCATGCGAGGGATGCTGCGATTGAAAGGGCTCAGTACCACAGCTGCCCTGTTGTCCTCGGGAGTGCGACACCTTCGCTTGAGACCTTTGCAAGGGCCCAGAAGGGTGTCTATAAAAAGCTGGAGCTCACCAAAAGGATGAACAGCCAGCCTCTCCCAAAGGTGGAAATCGTGGACATGCGGGAGGAATTAAGGGAAGGGAACCGCTCCATGTTCTCCCGCCAGCTTCTTGAAAAATTAAAGGACAGGCTGGAGAAGAAAGAGCAGACGGTACTTTTCCTCAATAAAAGGGGACATTCCTCTTTTGTCATGTGCAGAGACTGCGGATATGTCGTCAATTGCCCTAATTGCGATATCTCCCTTACTTACCACCAATACAGCCAGCAGATGAAATGCCATTACTGCGGCCATGAAGATCATGTCCCCCCTGTATGTCCGGAATGCGGAAGCGAACATATCCGCTATTTCGGGACAGGCACGCAGAAGGTGGAAGAAGAACTTGGAAAAATCCTGCCTGAAGCCAGGGTTGTCAGGATGGACGTAGATACAACGAGCCGAAAAGGCTCCCATGAAAGGCTGCTGAACGAATTCCAGGAGGGGCATGCTGATATCCTCCTTGGAACGCAGATGATAGCCAAGGGGCTTGACTTTCCGAATATTACACTTGTAGGTGTGCTTTCAGCGGATACAATGCTTCACCTCCCCGATTTCCGGGCGTCTGAAAAAACGTTCCAGCTTCTGACACAGGTGAGCGGAAGGGCTGGGCGTCATGAGCTGGAGGGAGAAGTGGTCATACAAACCTACACGCCTGAGCATTACAGCATCGAACTTGCCGGTGAGCAGGATTTCGAAAGCTTCTACCGGACAGAAATGATGGTGAGGAAGATGCATCAATATCCTCCCTTCTATTATATATCGCTCATCACTGTCAGCCATGAAGATTTAATGAAGGCAGTTTCGGTGACAGAAAAAATCACGCAGTTTGCTGCAGCAAGGCTGAGCCCGGAGGCTAACATCCTCGGCCCGGTGGCATCGCCGATTCCGCGGATCAATAATAGATATCGCTATCAATGTCTGATAAAATACAAACGGGAACCCGGATTGGAAAAAGTATTAAAATCGGTTCTCGACCATTATCAGCAGGAGATATCTGCAGGTTTGCAGATATCGGTTGATCTTAATCCCTA is a window from the Bacillus infantis NRRL B-14911 genome containing:
- a CDS encoding calcium-translocating P-type ATPase, SERCA-type: MKFHEMNEREVEEALNTDFSAGLTDDDVKKRRNQHGFNELSEGEKQSALLLFFSQFKDFMVLVLLAATLVSGLLGEYIDAIAIIAIVIINGLLGFFQERKAEKSLSALKELSAPQVQVLRSGKWVRVPSKDVVPGDLLKFSSGDRIGADIRLIESKSLEIEESALTGESVPVQKTTASLKADNPGLGDMENMAFMGTMITRGSGVGVVVATGMKTAMGQIADLLQNAETMETPLQRRLEQLGKILITAALLLTVLVVLVGVIQGHELYTMFLAGVSLAVAAIPEGLPAIVTVALSLGVQRMIKKKAIVRKLPAVETLGCASVICSDKTGTMTQNQMTVTHLWSGGKQWTVDGIGYEPSGTFYSDDKRVDVKAQKSLQQMLMFGLLCNHAELTEKKGEYSIDGDPTEGALLVAAMKAGYRRESLMDQYQVLNEFPFDSARKMMSIIVKDRNGRQFIVTKGAPDVLAGISDSILWNDKRQMMTGEMKKEVQEAIDGLASQALRTIAIGFRELPANQVVLDEKEAEKNLTLIGLQGMIDPPRPEVRTAVKECREAGIKTVMITGDHVITAKAIAKQLGILTGSSKVLDGKALSEMSVGQLEDVVDEVSVFARVSPEHKLKIVKALQNKGHIVAMTGDGVNDAPAIKAADIGVAMGITGTDVAKEASALVLLDDNFATIKAAIKEGRNIYENIRKFIRYLLASNVGEILVMLFAMLLALPLPLVPIQILWVNLVTDGLPAMALGLDQPEDDVMKRKPRSPKEGVFARGLGWKVVSRGFLIGIVTLAAFMLAYKNNPDQLGYAQTVAFATLVLAQLIHVFDCRSEKSVLARNPFGNKYLVWAVISSLLLMIIVIYYPPLQPIFHTMAIQPGDWIMITALASVPTFLLAGTFLLRKTK
- a CDS encoding YicC/YloC family endoribonuclease encodes the protein MVSSMTGYGRSNKSTDGFSVNIELKTVNHRFSEHQLRMPRQMIRLEDKIKKVLASRIKRGRVELFASIEGEGAVSRKVNVDWDLLDEYYQYIMQIKERYHLSDGPSITDLISREDMLSIQEEDAADGELEAIVIEAVEEAAERLVSMRKAEGAELEKDIRVQLDKLQACLVQLKNLAPLVIKQYGDRLEKKMTEFLGEQIDQNRILAEVAVFSDKADINEEITRLDSHIGQFESTLLLEEPVGRKLDFLLQEMNREANTIGSKANDSSIAREVVEMKSLLEKMKEQVQNIE
- the remA gene encoding extracellular matrix/biofilm regulator RemA is translated as MPIKLINIGFGNIVSANRIISIVSPESAPIKRIIQDARDRGSLIDATYGRRTRAVIVMDSDHVILSAVQPETVAHRLNDRDEIIDEG
- the gmk gene encoding guanylate kinase — protein: MQEKGLLIVLSGPSGVGKGTVRKQIFSQPDTSFEYSISMTTRLPRDGEVHGVDYFFSKREEFEELIKQEKLLEYAEFVGNYYGTPVDYVRETLDKGRDVFLEIEVQGARQVREKFPDGLFIFLMPPSLTELKNRITTRGTETEDVIKNRLTAAKEEIEMMNLYDYVVENDQVELASERIKSIVVAEHCRRERVEPRYKKMLEVE
- the rpoZ gene encoding DNA-directed RNA polymerase subunit omega → MLYPSIDSLMTKIDSKYSLVSVAAKRARKLQIDAKPQLDKYVSHKNVGKALEEIHADELHYRLGEVPQGEELE
- the coaBC gene encoding bifunctional phosphopantothenoylcysteine decarboxylase/phosphopantothenate--cysteine ligase CoaBC, which codes for MLNGKRILLCVTGGIAVYKAAALTSKLTQAGAEVKVMMSESAVKFVAPLTFQALSRHDVYIDTFDEKDSRVIAHIDLADWADLILVAPATANVIGKLANGIADNMITTTLLAATAPVWIAPAMNVHMYDHPAVQKNIKLLYDYGCRFIEPGEGYLACGYVGKGRLEEPEMIVSNIEGFFRNSGSLAGKKVVVTAGPTREKIDPVRYITNHSSGKMGYAIAEEALKAGALVTLISGPSSLAKPAGAAVIDVESAEEMYQAVDGVFDGADIVIKTAAVSDYRPKVVHESKVKKQDGDQVLELERTKDILLDLGRRKKQQILIGFAAETDHVEEYARKKLAKKNADMIVANNVKSEGAGFGTDTNIITIYKRDGGAIALPLMSKHEAAARILQEASALLKDDNR
- the priA gene encoding primosomal protein N' — protein: MNIASVIVDVPAKQTDRAFDYKIPDSLIGAIKPGMRVIVPFGPRKIQGFVIGLKDSSDFGKLKELIEPMDLTPVLNTELLSLGNWLTSHTLSYKISAFQAMLPAALKAKYTKKIRPAGGLETASLPEAVQSAFGTRDEVLWEDASKAGLLPLMQKEADKGNLEVIYEVKEKVRKKKLKHIIPAAPEKLISFKEDLPVQASRQKEVIDYFIVNNGPVELRELLPALGVSASTIKGLVQKGILAEKEMEVYRDPYEDRNFEATSPLTLTPEQDAAIRPILSSINETEHHVFLLYGVTGSGKTEVYLQSIQRVLEQGREAIVLVPEISLTPQMVTRFKGRFGNQVAVLHSGLSAGEKYDEWRKIQRKEVKVVVGARSAVFAPFENLGIIIIDEEHENSYKQEENPRYHARDAAIERAQYHSCPVVLGSATPSLETFARAQKGVYKKLELTKRMNSQPLPKVEIVDMREELREGNRSMFSRQLLEKLKDRLEKKEQTVLFLNKRGHSSFVMCRDCGYVVNCPNCDISLTYHQYSQQMKCHYCGHEDHVPPVCPECGSEHIRYFGTGTQKVEEELGKILPEARVVRMDVDTTSRKGSHERLLNEFQEGHADILLGTQMIAKGLDFPNITLVGVLSADTMLHLPDFRASEKTFQLLTQVSGRAGRHELEGEVVIQTYTPEHYSIELAGEQDFESFYRTEMMVRKMHQYPPFYYISLITVSHEDLMKAVSVTEKITQFAAARLSPEANILGPVASPIPRINNRYRYQCLIKYKREPGLEKVLKSVLDHYQQEISAGLQISVDLNPYIMM